The genomic stretch ATGAACAATTATTTCGTGCAGCAGATGTACAGGAGGTAGTTGATACCGACATATCAGCCGAATCCATTTCCACAACTGCCAGCTCTGTGGCCAGTGAATTAATTGCAACAAGTAAAAACTATGTATTTGACAATAAAGTAGGAAAGTTGGCTGAATGCTCAAGTGAAAATGCGGAGTTGCAGAGTTGCAGAGTTGCAGAGTTAACATTTTGCTTTCGATAATGATGCAATGATAAATAATTGGAACCGGATTCCCAGTGCCCTTGGTGAGCACCTCAACGCTGTATTTCTCACGAAGCTGCACCATAGCAACAGAGATTATGGCCGGTACTGCAGGTCTACCGATTGTCGAGTACTCTAGGTTTGAAGCTGCGTCCTCTCCGCCGATGGTATGCGAAGAACTCCAAAGTAATGCCAAATCGTAACCCTTCCAGTGCATAGCCTTGATCAATTCGAACCGCACAAAGGGCTTTATGGAATGCTTTGGATGAAATGAATCTAACACTTAAAGGCGAAACCAATATATCGAGTAGGAAACCATAGTTTCGCTTAAAAATGCAATCTATTCAAATGTTTGCGCACGCTGCAAATAAAAACcggaccttttttttttttttttttggttttaaACAACAAATCTAACAAAATATAACTTTCTATTCAGAAAATAGGTATTTGCCGGAATATGGCTGCTTAAAATACTTGTTTTCGCGGGGGATACTGTAGGGTGGTCACAGCCTTTTGTCCCAagactactagtagtagcacCAAACACTGACCCTTGCTTGGTTCTTGGTTCTTGGATAAGCGCGTGCCAAAGCTCCAGATTCCATCCAACAACAGTAAAACCCGCCAACAAAGCGATCTCCCGCCACGCAAATATATCCAAGAATACTGCTCATGCTCGTAAGAGTCACCAGTGGAATCTTCATCAGAAACATCAACACTGCTTATTCCACGTCAACCAGAGGAGCAATGGCCTCTTCAGCCGTACTGCCCCACAATGAAATCACAAAAGAGCAGTTCGCGTCTCATCTAAGCCAATACCCAGCCCTTCTTGAAGCTATATCAGAGTCCAAAGGCGGTACGTCCAATACCTTTTCCCCACATTGAACAGAATTTTCATATCGTTTGTTGttgaaataagaaaaaaattaagaaacaaaagaaaaagttcTTTCAGCTAACATCAGAGGAACACGCGACACGTGAGTATAGCCAAGGACGGTCAAAAGACGCTCTCTGAGCTGGATCACTTTCGCTATGTGGATGCCGTAGAGACCTTTGACCTGAAGAATCCAAAACGAGAAATGGAGCTTGAAGATATCAAGACGTTGGTAGAATGGAAGCTGTAAGTTGCCATACTAATCCTCACTTACTGCCACTGCCGTTCATCTTCACTCATAAATGATCACGCCTCACCCCATCACCATCTCACGTCACTTACTACCTCCTCCATATAAACGACAAAAACTAAACTCATCCTGCCATACACACCAGACGACACGGCAAATTCCGCCCCAAGCTCCTCTCCCTCGTCTCCTCCAACCCCCCCGCCACAGTCTCCCAAACCCTCGACTTCGCGCGCAACTTCTACACCAACTCAAACGACGCCAGAGGCACCGTCCGGACcctcgccaagctcaagggcatcgGCCCCGCCACGGCCTCCCTCCTGCTCTCCGTGCACGATGCCCAAaacgccatcttcttctccgacgAGGCCTTTTACTGGCTGTGCTGTGGCGGCAAAAAGGCAAGCATCAAGTATAACATCGACGAGTATGCGGCCCTGAATGATGAGGCGCAGGCTTTGGTCAAGAGGCTTGATGTGTCTGCCACGGACATTGAAAAAGTGGCGTATGTTTTGATGAAAGGGCAGGGCTTGGCCAAAGATGCAAAGCCAGATACTAATAAGGCCAATGCGCCTGCCAAAGCATCAAATCCGGCCGCTTCAGAGCCTAAAAAGCGAAAAACAACTTCAAATAATGAAAGTGTGAAAACGGAGACAAAGGCAGAGGAAAAGGCGCTGACCGAGGAAAATCCATCTGTGAGACGGTCGAAGAGGCTCAGAAAATGATACCGGTGAATGTGGTCAGGTCGTGTTTCCAATTGCATGGTAATCAGTCATTTATTGAATATTCAAAATAGGAGAGTAATAATCATATAAAGCATGGATGAAGCACCAAAGACGGCATGTACTCAATAAAATCGATTGAAATGAGTCAGAATAAAAGCTATGAATTTGGCTCGACTTATTTACAGAGTCAGTCATGCGACTAAAACTTGATAACGATGCGCGTCCCACAGGCCTTCCTACACCACTCGTCCAGGCTGATTTGTCATTCTTTAGCTATCCATCGCAGTGATACGTCTAGTATTCTAGACAAGGAAGAGCCGATAGATCGGCCGGGTGGGATTGAATGTCCCTCAAGGGCCCTTAAGACCATgagtctcttctttttcactGCATTACCCGGCGCTGTCATAACCTACAAACTCTGTAGGAGCAATGTTTTGTTGCTTATCTCGACTTTTGGTTCTCGCCATCAATCTGAGTGGCGGCGTACTTATCACTGAGATCACTGTAAGCCTTGTTCAGCTGCTCAGCCTGCTTTTTCAAGTTCTGGAGGTCCTggtccttcttctcgagcttctccCTGAGAGCAGCTAGCTCGCCAGGCTTTCCGGCAACGGCCAACTTCTCGCTCTCCTTGGTGTTCTTGTTGGTTCCCTCGTACATCTTCACCTTGTCCTCCAGGCGCATCACCTCAAGGATCATGACGTAGGTGCGGTTAAGAATCAATGACAGGAATAGCGTAAAGCCGCAGAGGTACATGTTGCGCTGGGAGTAAAACTTGCGGGCCTGGACTTCGAGACGTTCGGATcccatgatggcggcggcactATTATGACAGTCGTTAGCAAATTGACTCTAGAGGTTTTCTATTTTACCGTCAAGGCATAACCGATCGAAGTACGTACTTTCCCTTGGCACTCTGTTCATGCGCAGCCATAAGCTCGACCTGGACCTTGTAAACTCGGTTGACGCTGTCGACGAACAATATCAGGATGAAGACAAAGGTGATTTTCATCCAATACTGCATTTTGGCCACGAGCGGGCTCTCGGAGATGAAGCTGTCAAACCATTAGGTTAGCAAACAGACCAAATCATCCAACAGATGTTCTGTAAAGCAAACTCACGTAAAGATCTTGCGCTTGATCTTGAATGGCAGCGGCACAAGAAGCAGCATAAACAAGCCCATCTCGCCCATGAGGAGCGCAAACACCTTGTAGCTAGTTAGCCCAATTAGTCCATTCAACTCGACAGCTTCCAAAGCAAACGTACAAGACTGTAGTAGAGCGTCATGGTGATGTCGGGGCAATGGCCTCCAGCTGTGAGCTACAATTTCGCTGTTTTGTTTTCGGCGGGGGTAGCGGAAGAGGCTCGATTAAGAGCTCGGCAGGTGCAGCCTTGTTTCGACAAATCGCAGTTGATCGTGAATCTGctttgatggagaagaatgcGATGAATCTGCCAGACTATGAAGCCTTGTTTGCAGATTGATGGGAgtgggaagatggaggaggaatgaagaaagagagagaagttgGCGTTCTAGGCAAAGTGTTCAGTTATTCGTTTTGAGCTGTGGGTTCAGGTACCTCCCAGCCGCACAGCTCTTTCGTCAATCGCCCACGTCATCGTTGCCCGTTTTGTGGCTACCCTGTCCCCGCCCCCGCTACAGAGATGTGGCTTGTTCAACCCAGCTTTCAGCGGATTGGCACCGTGGCAACTGCTAGGAAAGTGCCTGTATTTTAGCTAGATGGCTATATATTTTGGCAGTCTCTAAATCTTACTTTTATATCTGCCTGCTCACCTACTTCTTCAAGTGTATAATTGAGCAAAAGCTGTGATCCCGACACCACTCATTTGTTGTTGTATACAGCTAGTGGGCGGCAGGGCTCTGACCAAGGCAGAACAAGCTCTGCGACTGCGCCACATTCCTTTCCTGGACATACGTTTTTTCATACGTATCGCTATCACATGCATGCCTTATTCGGTTTCATGGCGGCTTCATGTAATTTCGTTTACTTATGAGGACAGATTCCATATTTGCTTCTTATTTCGTATTATAAACATTATTTCCTAAATCATACAAAGCAATGCCATCTCCTTTACAGTTACACTTTTTAATTCAATTCGTGATTCCGGCCAGGTCTCCGTGATTGGTCTATAGGCAAGCTGACTCCATAGTGAGTTGTACAGCTCGTACCTCTCTAACATCATTAAAATGATTCTTCGTCTCTGAATTTAGCAGGCAGACGTCTGTTCCGTGACGTCCTGCTCCTCAATACTACATCTTGATCTTCGCTATCCTCAATTTCAATAGCGTCTTCAGGTTCATGCCCTCGGCTTGCCCTGGTGTACTTGGGTGTTGTTGTAGGAGTAGACATGGGCGTAGGTGTGATAGTAGAAGCATTGATAAATGATTCTGGTTCAGAACGAGACTCCTGAGACGCGGCTTGGCTAAGTTGGGGAGGCTGAGGAGACTCAGCAGACGCTCTATTTGGCTTTGGGACGGTCCGAGGATGCTTCCTAGGCCGCCCGCTGCCAGGCCGAGCTCCTCCTCGTTTGCTACGCGGCTTTGGTTCGTCTGCTACCGGCGGCTTTGTAGGCGTAACCTGCTCTGGGACTCTCTGAGATCTTGTTGTCTTCCGAAGCCGCTTCGAGTCAAGAAGTGGCACTCCTTCAGAGTCAAGACCAGATTCAGTTCGTGATGCCAACTCCGTACCCGTTGGCTGAtattcctcctcctcagagTCAGTTAAATGGTGGCGCTTTCGCTTGCGGGAATGGGCTTCCTCAATCATTCGCCTGACAGCCGCAGAATCATCGTCCGAGATTGCCGGAACCTCccttgcctttgctgctggtcTTTTCGTTGCTGGTCTTCCCACCGGCCTTGCTGTagtttgcttcttctttttcgactttggcggcctTCCCGCCGTTTTGTGCTCTATTTTAGGCACTTTCCGCGCGACTCGATCACTTGTTTCGGCACGCTTCGGTCGACCAGCCTTTCTGGGCACCTTTGGTTTTTCTCCAGATTTGTGATCAAGAAGTTTCTTGGTAAGGTTCGGAAAATTTTCTCCATAATTGAAAAAGAGCTCCTCCCCGGCCTTGATATCTCTCAAAGCCGTAAATTTGATTCGATATTCGCCGTTGACGTAGAGAATTCGCGGAGTAATGTTGCACCCTTGTCTGTCATGTTCGGAAGCATGGTTGATATATCGGCTCAGATTGCCATAAATAGCAGCATCGACCCAGATACCCTCGTTTTCGAGTAGGGTAAAAACGTATGATATGTTGGAATCTTCATCAAATACGTCGCCTCGTCTTGCCTCTCGGCGGACACCCTCATCGTGGGTGATGAGCTCCCCCACGTACTCAACAATAAATTCGTCCTGGACAATATCTTCGGCAGTAAAGAGTCCATAGCCAACCCCTTCGAGCTGACTTTGTCCGAGAAGAACAGTCTTGTGCCGACCACGTTGTAAATCACAATTTTGACACCCTGTAGAGTGCAGGTAATAATCGTCCGCGTTTGCAGGATCAGCACGCTCAAAAGCGCCGCATGAACCACACAATTGCGGATCACATTCGCGGTTGAGTTGAACGCATATGCAGGGCTTCGTGAGACATGATTTGCCTTGAGAATGACAGGCACAGCCCGTGAATTTATAAGAACAGTTTGCCTCTGTACAGCCGCAGAATCTCTCGCACAAAACCCCCGCATCTACACAAGGACATACTTTTGGAGCACATGGACCATCGTGGGAGCAGGGTTCCAGCAACTCTCGCCGCTGATGCTCGTGAGTGATGGTATGCTCTTGCCAATCTCCCACGAGCATCTTCCGCTTACGATCATACCATGATATGTTTCGCGGTCGAGGAGGTTCCATGGGTTCCAGTTCTGGTACATTGATGTTTGATGACTGAAATTCTGCGTACACTTCATCGCAGTTCCGATCGAGAAATTCGGTGGCCAGGCAGATGGGGTCTATTTTGGTTTTGCTGAAATCCGTCGTGACGTATAAAGAGCGCAAAAGAATGCGTTCATCTTCAGACCATGGTTTCATCAATGCAGTCGGGTCGGGAGGGAGTTTCAGGCGATAGCATCTCCGTTCGCAAGGATCATTTGCAATACTATttgctccagctgccgctATTCGTTTCCTCTGCAAAATGTCCGACAAAGGTGCGTTGGATGACAAGGAAAACGTGCGCTTCCAGTTCTTGATGTCATACTCGCCATGGTCGCAAGAATGGCTAAAGCAAATGAGACATCCTAGAATACAGTACGTAGCCAGATTAGATTCGGCGATTTCGTCTTCGTTATCTTGCTGAGTAGCGGTGACCTCTTTGGCTGCAGTTTTAGTGTCCGTGGCGCCGTCAATAGATCCATCAATAAACAAAACTTTTCGTAGTTCGACCTGCTTATAGTCCACCAGATTTTCCTTAAAAACCAGTTGGAATGCATCCTGAAACATATCTGCGACCAAGTGCGCTTCTGGTGATAAGGCATTGTCATCGCTACTGGATTTGAAAAGATCCGCTTTTTGTCGAGGTGTCATTGAGTCGTCAGATTGGTTTTTCATATATTTGACGAGAGTGGACTTGTTGCAGAATGATATATTGAGCTCTTTGAGCCACATATCCAAGTATAGAGAAAGAGCTGCAGCGCGCTCGGCTTGGATGATTGCCACATGTTTCTCGTCGCGGTTCATGGGCTTGAACCCCGATTTGAGGTCAATATCCTCCAGCTCTTTAAGCCAAAGGTTGTACTTGGCCTCTTCAGACCCCTCAAGATCTCGTAAATGGGGAACAAACGTCAACATGGTGTTGGGCATCAAGACATTCTTCTTGATTTCCACATGGTGGAACCGATAGGATGGAACAGCCTCCTTGTTAGTTTTAATGCAAACCACATTGTAACGGAAATCCCGATAGTCCTTCTTATTTTTGTTGTGCTGTTGGGCGTAAAGAGTTAATAAACGCAATTTCGAAGACTGGGTAGAACAATGCCGAGTAGCTAACCTTGAATCTGATTTTGACCTGTTTGCCCTTTATTTCCGGATTTGGGTGAGGATGAAGGTTCCGAAAGAGGTCCAACCCATGATGCGTGCGCCATTCTCTACACTTTGCCGACTCAATGGCGTGCGCGACAAGCTGAGAATGGTCACTCCGAACCTCTTGATTGAACGTTCTGAGCCGATTGGCGATTTTCTGGACAGTCCACTCTGTTATAGGCACAGTTCGAGCCGTGGGAGTTTGTACTgcttctggctgctgctgacgctCTCGCGACGGGGTCGTTGCCGAAGGGGGCGTCATGTTGCCCGCCGGTCTGGTGTTTGATGCGTCACCAGATTGTTTTGGCGCCTCTGGCGCATGTTCAGCAACGCGGTCTGCCAAGGGCAAAGACGCGCGATCAGGGAGCGTTTGAGGAGCCCAGTCGCCGGCAGTCTCACTATTGACCTCACTTGTGCAGGGATCCAGAGGCGCAGGGGGGAGCAGAATGAGAATTTCTCTTCAAAGGAGGAGGACTGATGGGGCCGAAAGATGAAGCGACGCCaaatggcggcggcagcttgcGGCTAGTCAAGTCTGGACGGGACAAGTGGCTTGGTTCGCCATCTCCCGATTTCGTGAGTGCTGAGTCGCGGTTTATGGCTCCGTGGGGCATCATCCTTGTCTCCTCGATATTAAAACACCCTCTGCGCTGTAAACAGCTTTGATACCGACTTGTACCACTGGAGATGTGAGTTTCCTTCTCTGCAGCGGCGCAAGGCAACCAGGGAATGTGAG from Trichoderma atroviride chromosome 3, complete sequence encodes the following:
- a CDS encoding uncharacterized protein (EggNog:ENOG41); amino-acid sequence: MLVRVTSGIFIRNINTAYSTSTRGAMASSAVLPHNEITKEQFASHLSQYPALLEAISESKGAKDGQKTLSELDHFRYVDAVETFDLKNPKREMELEDIKTLVEWKLRHGKFRPKLLSLVSSNPPATVSQTLDFARNFYTNSNDARGTVRTLAKLKGIGPATASLLLSVHDAQNAIFFSDEAFYWLCCGGKKASIKYNIDEYAALNDEAQALVKRLDVSATDIEKVAYVLMKGQGLAKDAKPDTNKANAPAKASNPAASEPKKRKTTSNNESVKTETKAEEKALTEENPSVRRSKRLRK
- a CDS encoding uncharacterized protein (TransMembrane:3 (o6-28i49-70o109-131i)~BUSCO:EOG092D47ZH), whose amino-acid sequence is MTLYYSLVFALLMGEMGLFMLLLVPLPFKIKRKIFTFISESPLVAKMQYWMKITFVFILILFVDSVNRVYKVQVELMAAHEQSAKGNAAAIMGSERLEVQARKFYSQRNMYLCGFTLFLSLILNRTYVMILEVMRLEDKVKMYEGTNKNTKESEKLAVAGKPGELAALREKLEKKDQDLQNLKKQAEQLNKAYSDLSDKYAATQIDGENQKSR